The genomic window GGGAACTAAAGTGGATGAAATCTACTTTTATATAGATTTCAGTCTGCATGGTGCAGGACAGACGGAGCTCCAGCAGAAAGTGTCAGGTTTTATCAGGCTCAGGAGTCAGAATTTGGAATTCAGTGTTGTCACAGCAGCTgaaaattgaagggagaaatcCCAGAAACAGTGAGTCACAGAGGGGGAGCCTcaaattttccatataaattgttCTCAAATCCTTGATCAACCCCTGAGCTGTACGGGCATGGGAAAGACTACAGGAGCCCAGTGGAAAGCAACAACTGGGAGACTAAAGAAACTAAGCAGCTATCCAGTGCTGGAAATCCAGAGTTTGGAGTTCAACTCCCAGCAAAGTACAGGGAGTTGGTAAACACTTGGAGCCTTCCGCTGAAATCCAGAAAGACCACACCTTGGGAGTAAGGATTACATCCCAGTACCAAAAGCTATGCCCTAGAACCAAAGGCAAAGTCCAAATAAATCCACTGTAACAAAGGATAAGCTAAGCCTTTACAGGACCAAGGTGATCTGCCTCCTAGAACTAAATTCAATACTgtttgcaaaaagaaaacaagcccCATAATATCTGTGATGTATcgtttttcaagcaaaaattactAGATAtgtgaaaaagcaggaaaatgtgattaagacatgaagatgaaaaaaaagcagtcaatagaaacagatTCAGGGGTGACcaaatgttagaattagcagacaacaactttaaaataacttgacaggggccggccccgtagctgagtggttgagtttgcacgctccacttcggcagcccagggtttcaccaggttggatcctgggcgcagacatggcaccactcatcaggccatgttgaggcagcatcccacatgccacaactagaaggacccacaactaacaatacacaactatgtacttgggggctttggggagaaaaaaggaaaaataaaatcttaaaaaaaataagtaaatagatcTTGGGGCCGTGAGGCAGCTATAAGGAGGGAGGCCATAGGCGGCTTGAATCCTTTCAGTCACCAACTTGACGCCAAGATGAAACTCCTTGTGCTGGCTGTTCTGCTTACAGTGGGCGCTGGTGAGAGCGGCATCAGCCCGCGGGCAGTGTGGCAGTTCCGCAGCATGATCCAGTGCACGATCCCCAACAGCAAACCCTATTTGGAATACAATGACTACGGCTGTTACTGTGGCCTGGGTGGATCTGGCACTCCTGTGGATGAACTGGATGCGTGCTGCCAGGTACACGACAATTGCTACACTAAGGCCAAGGAACTGAGCAGCTGTAGATTCTTCGTGGACAACCCCTACACTGAAAGCTACAAATTCTCATGCTCTGGCACTGAGGTCACCTGCAGCGACAAAAACAACGCCTGTGAGGCCTTTATCTGTAACTGTGACCGAAGTGCTGCCATCTGCTTTTCAAAGGCCCCATACAACCTGGAGAACAAGAACCTGGACAGCAAGAGGTGTAAAGCCTAAGCATCACCCCTGGAAACAGTCATCCCTACCTGCCTCATGGCCTTCACCCCACCCTTCACCCTCCAATAAAGCATCTTgttgaaaggcaaaaaaaaaaataataataataataataataagtaaataaaataaaatagcttgaCAGATATGTTACAGTATTTATTGGAAGTGAATATAATGGGTGAAGAAAAGAGCAATTTCAGGAAAGATgtagaaactctaagaaagaatcaaaaggaattCCTAGAACTGAAAGATacaatacttgaaaaaaaaattcatcaaagaATCAAAGTAAATTTGGCAATACAGAAAAAAGGATTTGTTAACTTGATGACAGGTTAATGGAAATTACACAAACTGAATAACAGGGagaaaaagattggaaaaaaaatagagacttGATGACCCCTGGGAAAGTATCAACTGGCCTAACATACATGTAACTGAAAtccaaaaaaatgaggaaaaaaactgaatagaaaaaaatatttgaagaaatattggcCCAAATTTTTCCTTATTTGATCAACCCACAGACCCAAGACACTAAGGGAACCCCAGGCAGAATAAAGGCAAGGAAAACCACATCTAAGGACATCAaagtaaaactgctgaaaaccaaaaataatgataatatctgaaaagcagtcagagaaaaaagatatattacaTACAACAGGACATCCATACAAATGACAGCAGACTGCTTATAGGAAACAATGGatttcagaaaacaatgaaatacaattttaaagtgctggaggtaaaaaaaaaaaaactgtcattcTAAAGTTCTGTAGCTAGAGAAAATACTCTTCAAAAATTACAGTAACATCAAGATATTTCCAGATAAAGGAAGCTGAGAGAACTCATCACCAGCAGAACTGCACTATtagaaatgctaaaggaattcTTTGGGATGATGGGAAATGGCACAAAATGGAAATGTGGATCTACACGACAGACAGACTGTAAGACACTGGAAATGACAAATATatcagtaaatataaaagactgttagtttccttttcttaaataCCTTAAAAGACAAttgactatttaaagcaaaaataataacaatttattGTATAGTTTACAGCTTATGtagaagaaaaatagatgaaaataattGCACAAGGATGGGAGAGGGTAAATAAAATCAAGTTGTGTTGCAAGTTTCTTACATTATATGCAAAGTGGTGggatattaattaattaaacattcATTAATATCAATCTATAATAACAGTTAATTTAAGGTAGATTGTGATTAAGATGAAGAGGTATAATTTAGTCCCTAGAACAaccatcaaagaaataaaataaaaagatatatctAAAAATTCAATATTAAAGTAGAATGGaatactcaaaaaaatttttagttaacccaaaagaaggcagaaaattaggaagagagaaaaaaaatggaggggacaaatagaaaacaaatagcaagattaaagacttaaacatgatcatatcaataattgcattaactataaatggactaaacactccaGTTAAAAGTCAGAGATTGTCAGATCCAACTTTGTGCTCTTTACAGAGACAcacattaaatataaagacacagacaggtggaaagaaggaggaaaaaaggatacAAACACTGAGTGTGTTCATAGCAGATAAAACATACTTTAAGACAAAGGgaattaccagagataaagagggacatttcacaATGATTAAGGAAGAGAATATAACAATCCTAACTGTATGTGCACCTCGTAATGGGGctttaaaatacacaaagcaaaaattgatagaattaaagggagaaatagataaaccCTCAATTATGGTTACAGACTGTAACACTCCTCTCTCTGTGATGGATAGCACAAGACAAAATGTCAACAAGGTTATAGATTTAAACAACATTATTAAACAACTTGGCTTAATTAACATTTATCAAACACAGAACAACTGccgaacacacattcttttcaagtgcacatggaacattcaccatgATAGACCAAAAGCTATGACCCAAACTTCAAATCaacaataaatattctttttcctaAAAAGCCTCCTGCCACCCTGCCCTACTGCTTCTCCCAGTTGTCCTGCAATTGGcacctcctttctccatccctcttTTGTCTCCCTTTCTGTTCCTTTATAATGATAATCAAGTTGGTTATCAGGTTCGTTCCCTTGACTTTGCTGACTCATGCTCTCAGAATCTCATCTTCTCCCTGGAGAGGATTTTTGAGGTATTTTCTTAAACAAAGACAGTTTCCTACCTGAGGGGAATTTTTGTTCCCTGCCGTTATTTGATTTTTCACTCAATTCTCAACTAAACTGAATTTATAGGCAGCTTGTTCCATGTCAAGAGTCCTGGCCATAAGCTGGGTCTTTGGAGGACTTCATGGTGATCTGAGGTCCTCTTACTCTCTCTCCCACCTGTGGGTATCCACCGTGGCTGAGCTGGGAAGACACACTCAGTAGACACACCAGAGTATGTTCAGCTCATAATTTGCTTTCCCACGTTGCTGCTTTGAAATTGCCTTATTTCAGGCAGGGGTGAATTTCCCAGTGGCGGTCATCCATGCTGTGATGATGTGCTTCCCCAGAAGAGGGATGTGGCTGATTCCCAGGAACCAGCAGTAGCGGACAAGCTTGGCTCCTAGAACAGACAGTGTGGCTCCTCATAGGCGGAGTAGGAAGGGAAGAGGCCAAGCCACAAAAGGAGCAGCCTCAGCAGACACTGGGCACACAAAAACCAGAGGCCAGTCCTCCCACAGCCGTACCATGTGGAGGCCTCCTCACTTGGGGTAGCCCATGTGGGGAGCAGAGCCACCAGTAGTATCTTCTACAGACAAGATGTAGCATGTGACCCACCCACTCTAGGAAACCCAAATTGGCCAAAGGAACAGCTTTTCCTAAATGAACAATATACCAATCCTCTAAAGACAAGAGACTTTAATATGTCTTCCTCCCTTGGGAAAGCCGAAGTTTTTTAATGCAGGCTAAGAATAATAGCAATTCCTGTACTATTTTTAGgcattttactaaatatttgtacatatatgtttccaattctcacaataatcctgtgTTATTACATCAGGTATcattaacctcattttacagattaggagaTTGAAGActagagaaattaagaaacttaTCTAAAGAATGCAGCTAGGACATGGTGGAGAAAGGGTTAAAAACAAAGATTATTTGTTCTAATGCCCACATCAGGCTGCTTTTCAATAATTCCGTTAGAAACAACAAAGAGATTCTATTGAATGCCCACATCTGTAATCCTAAAGGAAACTAACTTCTGGACACTTGTGGAACCTCCCAGCTTCACATATACTCTTGCCTTTGTTCTCATCCCTTCTAGTTCCCTGTTGTCTCTCGGCCAGATGGCTTCTGGCCACAGCCTTGTCCTTCTGGCCCTCTGCTTGTCCAGTTTAATACTTCCCGCTAAAAAACATGAGATCTGATTTTTTCTAGGCTCCAACTTCTGACACCTTGCTAAGgtcttccctttcatttctgatttctgatCAAGAGACCATGCCTAGACCCACTGTGATTTGTAGGACTGTGACAATTGACAGCGATAATGCCCAATGAAAAATTTAGCCCTTCCTACTTCTAGAACACACAAAGGAAATGATCTTACGAAGGCCACCCATTAGAAGCCCACTACTGGtagagttccttctttttttctaatagatttttttctttagagcagttttaggttcacaggaaaattgaggagaaggtatggagatttcccataaACTCCCTGCCCCAACGCATCCTAAGCCTTCTCAACTACCAACATCCCCCAGTAGTGTGGTATATTcattacaactgatgaacctacattgacacatcattatccacaaagtccatagtttacattagggttctcAAGTTAgcggtttaaaaaaaaagtcttattacGTCATCTTCTTACTTAAAAACCTCTGTTGGGTCTCCACATATCTTAGTGTACAGATCATCAGGATCAAGCCatcttctccagcctcatctccacgTTCCCATCACATTGAATTTCCCACCTTTCTTCGAATAAGCAAGGTCTTTCATATCTCCATGCATTTGCACTTGTTTCTTCTACCAAGAAAACCCTTTTCCAGTGCCTAGAGAATTTGAGGCCCGGCCAGTCTTTCCTCAGAGCTCAATAGCTTTTTGCATATATCCCCATAATAGTGGTTCAGCATAATCCAATTCAACAAATCCTTCATGAGCCCCCAAGTGCTGGGTAAAGAACCAGGCTTTGAGGCCATGAAGATGAGGTAGCCAGTGTCTCTGTTCTCAAGAAGCTCCCAGCCCAATGAAGGCGGTAACACCAATGCTATCATCACAAACACATCCATCAGAAAAGCAAAAtacaatttacagaaaagttaaatactCAAAGAGGAGAAAGTTCAACCCAATCTGGGGAAGTCAGGGAAACCATCAAAGAGGTGGATGACATGAGCACAACTGGATGAGTATGAATCTGTGGATGGATTGGGTAAGGAGGGAACTGGTAGAGAGAATATTCCACAAGAGTATTCTTACATAAAGTCAACAAGGTAAACGTGCAAGTATTTCTTATCATTTCTTGACGAGAAATGAGAGTGGGGCTATTTCATCTACAGAATCCATTACAGAATTCTGTACCAGATATACACCTAGAATAAATAGAATCAAAACTTAGCTGTGTAAAATGTAAGATGGGGCACAATATTTCTTTATCAAAAGAGATTATCGCAATCTGCTCTCATGGGATCATATATAAGAACTAACATTTGGACCAAAGGAATTATGAGTGAATTCTACAAATCAGAATACAGCATTGAAGCAGACAAAAAGATCAGAATTCAGTAAGCCACCCGGGGTGGTTGTTGATGTGGCACTCCACAAGCAACATggatcatttgaaaaataatctatTAATAAGATAAGAATGTACctgttgccaaaaaaaaaaaaaaaaagaaactatacaaACAGTGGGTAGTTTTCATCACATCatgaagaaagatgaaaatgagaaatttggGGTTTTGTGTCTTGCTTCCAACTGACTTTTGCCCATGCTTTGCTACTCCTCTTGCTGTCCCAGCTATGCAGTTGAGGATTCATCACCAAGCACAGAGAATAATCAGAGCCAGAACTAGCCTCACAGTGTGTCCTGATGGAGATGCTAGGGGCATGTGCTTaaacaagtaaattaaaatgatttctcAACAGTGGTGGCTccaggatttcagcatatgagtGATTTGGTGACAATAATCTAGTTGGAAGGGTGAATTGGGGGCTTTTCTAAAGAGCACTATTTGTACGTAGATTGTTTATTGGGAGGAGTAGTTTTGTGAGGGTTAACAGAGCTCATGGGGAAACGAAAGCCCCAATCCATCCCGTGCCACACGAGCCATCTCAGGTACCACTACTGTTTATCAATCACCAATCATCTTTTCAAAGGAATGGTCTGTGCCActgctcctccttctcccatCTCTCCTTCAAGCCAGTTTTACTTCCTCCACTGAGGTCATTTTCTCAAAGGTCAGCAATAACCtctattaaacaaacaaaccaaaatggcattttcagtttttgttCTCTTCAACCTCTCTACAGAATTTATATTCTGACCATGGAATTTATAATCTTCCTGAAACTCTCCCCACAGTGCCAACCTTGGCTTCCATGGTAACAGATatgtagttctttttttctgtcctttcccAATTCTTACTCTCTATTCTCTACCCCATCCCCAACACACACGAGAATTTTTGAAAGTTAAAGCTTGGCCTCCTGTTATTCTTTCACTTCAGTACCTAGTTTGGGATTCACCTCTGTTGAAGGCTTTTATGGTCACCTTCATGCAGAGGACACTGAAAACCTTCACAGTTTTGAAGAGTCAAAAGAACtttcttgctatttcttgtcaTATTGCATTGTCTAGGATTTCTAGTCTAATGCTGGCAGTAAAATGATATGGGCATCTTTGACTATTTCTAACTATAGTGGGAAGACTTCTAATGCTTTATCATTTAGCATTATTAGTATAGATTTCTAGTAAATACCCTTTATCAGTTTGAGGAAGTTAgcttctattcctattttactgaAAGTTtgatgtttctttgtttgcttgctttggagctgttttgctttttttgtggtaaagtagacattacttaaaatttaccattagtaacattaagtacatttacaatgttatgcaaccatcaccaccatttagttccagaacattttcatcaccccaaaaggaaatccATGGCCAGTAAGCAGTTgttccccttttcttccttggaAACCATTAATCTGCTTTATGTCTCTATGGAATTGCATATtctgaatatttaatataaatagaatcatataatattcatttaaatacatatgaaaataaaatattcttttccataCATATGAGTCATAAAATATGGCCTTttgagtctggtttctttcacatagcataatgttaAGGTTCgcccacattgtagcatgtatcagtgctttatttcttcattcaaatagtgttttgtttatccatttgtcagttgatggacatttgagttgtttccatcttttagctattgtgaatagtactgctataaacatttgtgtatgtATAAGTTCTTGTTTCAACACCTCTTTTCAGTTCTTTCGGGTATACACCCAGGAATGAAATTATTGTGTCATGCAGTAATTCTATGTTTGTTTACTAAGGAACTGCCAAACGGTTTTCCACAgtgtttgt from Equus asinus isolate D_3611 breed Donkey chromosome 2, EquAss-T2T_v2, whole genome shotgun sequence includes these protein-coding regions:
- the LOC106845081 gene encoding phospholipase A2-like, whose translation is MKLLVLAVLLTVGAGESGISPRAVWQFRSMIQCTIPNSKPYLEYNDYGCYCGLGGSGTPVDELDACCQVHDNCYTKAKELSSCRFFVDNPYTESYKFSCSGTEVTCSDKNNACEAFICNCDRSAAICFSKAPYNLENKNLDSKRCKA